The Pyrenophora tritici-repentis strain M4 chromosome 8, whole genome shotgun sequence genome contains a region encoding:
- a CDS encoding Pneumo-att-G domain containing protein: protein MRYAQILGSAGAFAGYVLAQGEAQSTVVYDAETKITYSSYTDPGTGMTFGVALPKNVTDPYDAIIRITAPVANRWVGFSWGGDMVWNPLSVSWPNGQSGTISARFAFGISMPLGYDGAEHTYLKGTKTNNTHWTVNALCKGCTGWQNNEDTRYALNGTSTTQFAWAYGTSAVENPARNDSAFNVHEAYGKWIHNLDAARIDKFESLVKANLLTAPVASPSPTTVVTSVVSSPSATTKPAPAAIPASCSGAGSPAFQGNLASGWKATKIVGGLTSPRSIQFDSAGNMLVVQSGKGISYHKMGSDGCITSTKMLMSQNNLNHGIAMSPDGKTLYASSMTQAYSWPYDAAAGTLGTRTTIITGMYNGGSHLTRTLAIAPQSPNLLIVSHGSNANIDTATSDPKTGRAIIKVFDLSKIPSGGYNYVSGGYTAGYGQRNEVGICFDKNNMLWGVENSGDDFKRNGKDIHLNNPGEKIHYMGDVTKPNNNWYGYPSCFTVWQPSDFTDKTFKVGDWFTQQPTTSMNDDTCVQKATPPKLTLFPHSAPIDCKFDADSTTMYITYHGSWNRQPVTGFKLVAVQFKVGADGNYTPVEPLTSTTAAKDIFYNPDVTKCAGNGPSFSSGCFRPAGLAWDANGRLFMTSDVSSNGEVWVLGRS, encoded by the exons ATGCGTTACGCCCAGATTCTTGGCAGTGCTGGCGCATTTGCCGGCTATG TTCTTGCTCAAGGTGAGGCACAATCTACTGTAGTATACGATGCGGAAACAAAGATTACCTACTCTTCCTATACGGATCCGGGCACAGGAATGACTTTTGGTGTCGCTCTCCCCAAAAATGTCACAGATCCCTATGATGCCATCATCAGGATCACAGCTCCGGTCGCCAATAGATGGGTCGGTTTCTCATGGGGTGGTGATATGGTCTGGAATCCTTTGAGCGTTTCCTGGCCGAATGGACAGTCTGGAACGATATCGGCTCGGTTTGCCTT TGGTATATCTATGCCACTTGGATACGATGGGGCCGAGCACACCTATCTCAAAGGAACGAAGACCAACAACACACACTGGACAGTCAATGCGCTGTGTAAAGGCTGCACTGGGTGGCAAAACAACGAAGACACGCGATACGCCTTGAATGGTACCAGCACAACTCAGTTCGCGTGGGCGTACGGTACCTCTGCAGTCGAGAACCCAGCCCGGAACGACTCTGCCTTTAATGTTCATGAAGCCTATGGCAAATGGATCCATAACCTAGATGCTGCCCGCATCGATAAATTTGAGTCTCTCGTAAAGGCCAACCTGCTAACGGCACCTGTAGCCagtccttccccaaccaccgTTGTGACAAGCGTGGTGTCATCACCATCTGCGACCACCAAGCCAGCACCCGCTGCCATTCCAGCGTCTTGCTCTGGCGCTGGCAGCCCTGCGTTTCAGGGTAATCTAGCGTCTGGATGGAAGGCTACTAAGATTGTAGGGGGCCTGACTAGCCCCCGTAGCATTCAGTTTGACAGTGCTGGCAACATGTTGGTTGTGCAGTCTGGCAAGGGGATTTCGTACCACAAGATGGGCTCGGATGGCTGTATTACATCCACCAAGATGTTGATGTCTCAGAACAACCTGAACCACGGTATTGCCATGAGCCCTGATGGAAAGACACTGTACGCGAGCTCCATGACTCAGGCTTACTCATGGCCATATGATGCCGCCGCCGGTACGCTTGGGACGCGGACGACCATCATAACAGGCATGTACAACGGTGGCTCCCACTTGACACGTACACTTGCCATCGCACCGCAGAGCCCAAATCTGCTTATCGTTTCTCACGGCTCCAATGCAAACATCGATACAGCCACTTCAGACCCAAAGACTGGTCGTGCAATCATCAAAGtctttgatctttccaagATCCCTAGCGGAGGATACAACTACGTCTCCGGTGGCTACACTGCCGGCTACGGCCAACGCAACGAAGTAGGCATCTGCTTCGACAAAAACAACAT GCTCTGGGGTGTAGAAAACAGCGGTGACGACTTCAAGCGTAACGGCAAAGACATCCACCTCAACAACCCCGGCGAGAAGATCCATTACATGGGGGACGTAACCAAACCCAATAACAACTGGTACGGCTACCCGTCCTGCTTCACCGTCTGGCAGCCCAGCGACTTCACCGACAAGACGTTCAAAGTTGGTGACTGGTTTACCCAACAGCCCACCACCTCCATGAACGACGACACTTGCGTCCAAAAAGCCACGCCACCTAAACTAACCCTCTTCCCACACTCCGCACCCATCGACTGCAAGTTCGACGCCGACAGCACAACAATGTACATTACTTACCACGGTAGCTGGAACAGGCAGCCCGTCACAGGATTTAAGCTTGTTGCTGTGCAGTTCAAGGTTGGGGCAGATGGGAACTACACGCCCGTGGAGCCCCTGACGAGTACGACGGCGGCAAAAGATATCTTTTACAATCCGGACGTTACAAAGTGTGCTGGGAATGGGCCAAGTTTTAGCTCAGGCTGCTTTAGGCCGGCCGGGTTGGCGTGGGATGCCAATGGGAGGTTGTTTATGACCTCTGATGTTTCGAGTAATGGCGAAGTGTGGGTGTTGGGGAGGTCGTAG
- a CDS encoding Dynamitin domain containing protein yields the protein MSEATRPKYDNLPGIDTAPDIYETPELAEDVSTIQASTAVSESEGESDDSAEDSAVRHQRLQPDQARNRFQPARIDARGVDFSDNITAQRQSYRTSTRRQRRRGDIIGDDSDEEEESFAKKLLRIKRELAGLEDEYERRVESGDKSKIEEQDPKEMMEIIASKVDTMYATHKGGARGAQAILDRTVQKFDSYKPFEPSPKISKAIANQPPLPGTQIQKSQLEFVLNQAADFDKRITQMENSLGLNGNTMPELSDHTPFPVSNTLTRLEQTLGLIGDASTNNLDAVTQNVKKLTAEAEHLKEVRQEAAQTGSVSGDNKVPTYPDQEAKINALYGTLPSIDKLSPILPLVLERLRTLRLVHTSAWQADEVLSELERRQTAQENEIKNWERQLEIVEKDMKKAETTMVNNIKTVGDDVKMLEEKMAKLLAVSPDE from the coding sequence ATGTCTGAAGCAACACGGCCAAAATACGACAATCTCCCGGGCATTGACACAGCGCCCGACATCTACGAAACCCCGGAACTCGCAGAGGATGTGTCCACAATACAGGCTTCCACCGCTGTATCCGAATCCGAGGGTGAAAGCGACGATTCGGCCGAGGACTCTGCAGTCCGTCATCAACGGCTTCAGCCAGATCAGGCTCGCAACCGCTTTCAGCCTGCTCGAATAGATGCGCGCGGGGTTGACTTCTCTGACAACATCACCGCACAACGTCAATCCTACCGCACATCCACACGGCGCCAGCGACGGCGAGGCGACATAATAGGCGACGACAgcgatgaagaggaagagagcTTTGCGAAAAAGCTTCTGAGGATCAAGAGGGAACTAGCAGGGCTagaggatgaatatgagcGAAGGGTGGAGAGTGGGGACAAGTCCAAGATTGAAGAGCAAGACCCCAAGGAGATGATGGAGATCATAGCGAGTAAGGTCGACACAATGTATGCGACACACAAAGGCGGCGCACGGGGTGCACAAGCAATACTTGATCGGACAGTTCAGAAGTTCGATAGTTACAAGCCCTTCGAACCGAGCCCGAAAATCAGCAAAGCGATTGCGAACCAGCCACCGTTGCCCGGAACGCAAATACAGAAGAGTCAACTAGAGTTTGTGCTGAATCAGGCGGCTGATTTCGACAAGCGCATCACGCAAATGGAGAATAGCCTGGGCTTGAACGGGAACACGATGCCAGAGTTAAGCGATCACACGCCTTTCCCCGTATCCAATACCCTTACCAGGCTAGAGCAGACCCTTGGTCTGATTGGAGATGCCTCAACGAACAACCTAGACGCAGTGACACAGAACGTCAAAAAGCTTACAGCCGAAGCGGAGCACTTGAAGGAGGTTCGGCAAGAAGCTGCACAGACTGGTTCGGTTTCTGGTGACAACAAAGTCCCCACCTATCCAGATCAGGAAGCGAAGATCAATGCTCTCTACGGCACGCTACCGTCCATCGACAAACTATCGCCTATACTGCCTCTGGTACTCGAGCGCCTTCGTACATTGCGACTTGTGCATACAAGTGCATGGCAGGCTGATGAGGTGCTCAGCGAGTTGGAACGTCGGCAGACGGCGCAAGAAAACGAGATCAAGAATTGGGAGCGACAGCTAGAGATCGTCGAGAAAGACATGAAGAAGGCCGAGACTACCATGGTTAACAATATTAAAACGGTTGGCGATGATGTCAAGATGCTCGAGGAGAAGATGGCAAAGCTGCTTGCAGTAAGCCCGGACGAGTGA
- a CDS encoding PnbA, Carboxylesterase type B — translation MSAVGEVLKHPTLNRYIRGKTSPSTVQFRNLKYASIPARYKDSVPNDTLKPGLDDIVDATQLGPSCPHLRGAQAWDLTLTGDAVLSCEHGQGETEKMEEFECLNLNVTVPRSTMNTGKRDTRGLPVFVWVHGGGLAMGSNSWPQYDLKRFVERSIKIGKPVIGVSINYRLNVFGFLASEDIGAEGNMGYKDQVLAFRWIRKHIAGFGGDPNNITAAGESAGAISLSTLLCANVGAEGLFDRVVLMSGDATLRKWRNKWWHQKMYEDQSQYLKLDVKDTEGRRKALLHSDAVELAQKLPLSQHFCATIDGHFLTQAVTIEALTNGSSPIHKPSWCKEFVIGDTAHDGLVLKSRILDHTDRITRLKNACNAHLTHSETQDLLSAYGLTHPLQKEEEGTRLLELVSELRFYLPALTAYQGWKACSPPKRASRYHFHVPNPIEGPFKGLASHELDLAFLLQNFDEHFDERDRFVARSMQDRFLGFVNEEGWAGAGKVVVFKREGVVEVEEGVYDGVYRKDRGAVLEKIGVSKLWGVTEAWQGVRQEEKEFVGLGGEAKL, via the coding sequence ATGTCGGCAGTCGGAGAGGTCTTGAAGCATCCTACACTAAACCGGTACATACGCGGCAAGACATCACCATCCACAGTCCAGTTCCGAAACCTCAAATATGCATCGATTCCGGCGCGGTACAAGGATTCGGTTCCTAATGATACGTTGAAACCTGGATTGGACGATATTGTGGATGCAACTCAATTAGGGCCCTCGTGTCCGCATTTGCGGGGGGCGCAGGCTTGGGATCTGACGTTGACTGGAGACGCTGTTTTGTCTTGCGAACATGGACAAGGGGAAACGGAAAAGATGGAAGAGTTTGAATGTCTGAATTTAAACGTTACGGTACCCAGGTCTACTATGAATACAGGAAAGAGAGACACGCGTGGACTACCAGTGTTCGTGTGGGTGCATGGCGGTGGACTAGCCATGGGATCAAACAGCTGGCCGCAATACGATCTAAAGAGATTCGTTGAAAGAAGTATAAAGATCGGTAAGCCTGTTATTGGCGTCTCAATCAACTACCGACTCAACGTCTTTGGGTTTCTAGCAAGCGAAGATATTGGTGCAGAGGGGAATATGGGCTACAAAGATCAGGTCCTGGCGTTTCGGTGGATCAGGAAGCACATTGCTGGGTTCGGTGGTGATCCAAACAACATCACTGCTGCAGGCGAGTCTGCAGGAGCTATCTCCTTGTCAACGCTTCTTTGTGCCAACGTCGGGGCCGAAGGACTCTTCGATAGAGTGGTTCTCATGAGTGGCGATGCAACACTACGTAAATGGAGGAACAAATGGTGGCATCAAAAGATGTACGAGGATCAATCTCAATACCTAAAATTGGACGTAAAGGACACAGAAGGAAGGCGCAAAGCTCTATTGCACAGCGATGCAGTAGAGCTAGCCCAGAAACTTCCTTTATCCCAGCATTTTTGCGCAACTATCGACGGCCATTTCCTAACACAAGCCGTCACCATTGAGGCACTGACAAACGGCTCAAGTCCCATCCACAAGCCATCCTGGTGCAAAGAATTCGTAATAGGAGACACAGCGCACGACGGCCTCGTTCTAAAGAGCCGAATCCTAGACCACACCGACCGCATCACGCGCCTCAAAAATGCGTGCAACGCCCATCTCACACACTCTGAAACCCAGGATCTCCTATCCGCGTACGGCCTAACCCATCCCTTAcagaaagaagaagaaggaacCCGCTTACTCGAGCTCGTATCTGAACTCCGCTTCTACCTCCCAGCACTGACAGCTTACCAAGGCTGGAAAGCCTGCTCACCACCTAAACGCGCCTCAAGATACCACTTCCACGTCCCCAATCCCATAGAAGGACCGTTCAAGGGTCTGGCGTCTCATGAACTCGATCTCGCGTTTCTCCTACAGAATTTCGATGAGCACTTTGATGAGCGTGATAGGTTTGTTGCGCGGAGTATGCAGGATCGTTTTCTGGGGTTTGTTAATGAGGAGGGATGGGCTGGGGCGGGGAAGGTGGTAGTGTTTAAACGGGAGGGTGTTGTGGAAGTTGAGGAGGGGGTGTATGATGGTGTCTATAGGAAGGACAGGGGTGCGGTGTTAGAGAAGATTGGGGTAAGCAAACTTTGGGGGGTTACTGAGGCGTGGCAGGGGGTTCGTCAAGAAGAAAAGGAGTTTGTGGGTTTGGGCGGGGAGGCTAAGTTGTGA
- a CDS encoding CypX, Cytochrome P450 — protein MSEEDPSVYQLFTDTSAKYPTQSWTNPELGAEMAGQVLAATETTSSALAFIYYELAKNQELQREVYKELCAHEGYEELNSLKLLDACIKEGLRFRPPVALTGSRMVPAGGMDVLGYYLAAGTVIITQSLSMSRQCPDLFPDFDSYNPLRWLDEENSAEKRRHLVPFGVGARRCPGGNMATYQMRMILAATFRAFRITLAPETTPEKMAPFEANGYRSRHDRCDLVFTPRLV, from the coding sequence ATGAGCGAAGAGGATCCAAGCGTCTACCAATTGTTCACTGATACAAGCGCCAAATATCCTACACAGTCATGGACAAACCCCGAACTCGGCGCGGAGATGGCTGGCCAAGTCCTCGCTGCCACTGAAACCACCTCTTCCGCACTCGCTTTCATCTACTACGAACTAGCCAAGAACCAAGAGCTGCAGCGAGAGGTCTACAAAGAGCTGTGCGCCCACGAAGGATACGAAGAACTCAACTCTCTCAAACTACTAGACGCATGCATCAAAGAAGGACTAAGATTTCGCCCGCCAGTAGCACTCACCGGAAGTCGTATGGTACCAGCTGGCGGCATGGACGTCCTTGGCTACTACTTGGCCGCAGGCACCGTCATCATCACGCAATCCCTTTCGATGAGTCGTCAATGCCCCGATCTCTTTCCAGACTTCGACAGCTACAACCCACTGCGCTGGCTCGATGAGGAGAACAGCGCTGAGAAACGGCGTCATCTTGTCCCATTCGGCGTCGGCGCTCGTCGCTGCCCAGGAGGAAACATGGCGACGTATCAAATGCGTATGATTCTTGCTGCTACTTTTCGCGCGTTTAGGATCACCTTGGCGCCCGAGACAACGCCAGAGAAGATGGCGCCTTTTGAAGCTAATGGATATCGCTCGCGCCATGACAGGTGTGACCTGGTCTTTACGCCACGGTTGGTGTGA
- a CDS encoding Small integral membrane protein: MNVGSLGNIALILGALTAGGGITGYVRTGSVPSIAAGCTVGLLYMLGGYRVNSRAAYGIELALLASIILAGSSIPRAIKSGKPLPIGLSILATFGLWTFGNAYMTKRV; this comes from the exons ATGAATGTG GGCTCTCTCGGAAACATTGCTCTTATTCTCGGTGCCCTCACGGCTGGAGGCGGTATTACCGGCTATGTGAGGACTGGATCCGTGCCCTCAATCGCCGCTGGATGTACCGTTGGTCTCTTA TACATGCTCGGAGGCTATCGCGTAAACAGCCGCGCGGCTTACGGAATCGAATTGGCTCTCCTTGCCTCCATCATTCTCGCCGGCAGTTCGATCCCGAGAGCAATCAAGTCTGGAAAGCCGCTACCTATCGGATTGAGCATCCTGGCTACTTTTGGACTGTGGACTTTTGGAAATGCGTACATGACTAAGCGTGTATGA
- a CDS encoding ARP2-3 actin-organizing complex subunit Arc34 has product MLLLDYQNVLIESLLRDRVNGGATANIDQVVSDFDGVTFHISTPESKTKILVSIHVKCFKELVQYGAQAVLEREYGPYIVEPEASYDFSVQVDLENLPEDQDAKDDLVRRISLLKRNAMAAPFEQAFDEFHELQEEASKYTSESAPQGVAEGGNVRAIHYREEEAIYVKASHDRVTVIFSTVFREETDRIFGKVFLQEFVDARRRAIQNAPQVLFRNDPPLELQGIPGVDTSGSADIGYITFVLFPRHLAKQRRDEVISHIQTFRDYFHYHIKASKAFIHTRMRKRTADFLQVLRRARPEVEEKERKTASGRTFRVQA; this is encoded by the exons ATGCTTCTGCTTGACTACCAAAACGTTCTCATCGAGTCTCTCCTAAGAGACCGCGTCAATGG AGGAGCCACAGCCAACATTGACCAGGTTGTGTCCGACTTTGACGGCGTCACCTTCCACATTTCGACTCCAGAGAGCAAGACCAAGATTCTCGTCTCTATCCACGTCAAGTGCTTCAAGGAATTAGTCCAGTATGGCGCGCAGGCAGTGCTGGAACGCGAATACGGCCCGTACATTGTGGAACCCGAGGCTTCGTACGATTTCTCCGTCCAGGTAGACTTGGAGAACCTGCCGGAAGATCAGG ACGCCAAAGATGACCTGGTCCGACGCATATCCCTCCTGAAGCGAAATGCCATGGCTGCACCCTTCGAGCAGGCTTTCGACGAGTTCCACGAGCTGCAAGAAGAAGCTTCCAAGTACACATCCGAGTCGGCGCCACAGGGTGTGGCAGAAGGCGGCAATGTCCGTGCAATTCACTACCGAGAAGAGGAAGCCATATACGTCAAGGCCAGCCACGACCGTGTCACCGTCATCTTCTCGACAGTCTTTAGGGAAGAGACAGACAGGATATTCGGCAAGGTCTTCCTCCAGGAGTTTGTCGACGCTAGACGGAGAGCTATTCAAAATGCACCACAGGTGCTGTTCAGGAACGACCCACCTCTGGAACTGCAGGGTATTCCAGGAGTTGATACATCCGGTTCTGCTGACATCGGTTACATTACCTTTG TTCTTTTCCCTCGCCATCTTGCAAAGCAACGACGAGATGAGGTCATCTCACACATCCAGACTTTCCGCGACTACTTCCACTACCATATCAAGGCTTCAAAGGCCTTCATTCACACACGAATGCGCAAGCGGACCGCCGACTTCCTCCAAG TCCTTCGCAGAGCTCGACCCGAAGTTGAGGAGAAAGAACGCAAGACTGCTAGCGGTCGTACATTCAGAGTCCAGGCATAA